The DNA region CAATAGATGGGAAATCTGGCTGGTTTATGGCATTGGGGAATCCCTGTGTCTCAAGACATAACCCTGCATGCTTTCCATACACAGCACCTGCTTTTCCAGCAACACCATCAACATAGTTTGCGGTGTAAAATTGCATACCAGGGACATTTGTCCACAAGTTCAGCACCCTCGAGCTCGATGGCTCCTTCACTTTTGCAGCATGCCTCAAACCTTCTTTCTCTTCCCCAGAATCAAGCACATAGTTGTGGTCATATCCCATTCCGACCTGACTAATTGTGTCACCGATTCTCTTCTGAGATGTGAAATCAAAAGGGGTACCCTTCACCGGCATGATTTCACCGGTCGGCACGGTATTCTGATCCACCGGAGTGATGTGATTGGCCCAAATTTGGATCGAATGGTCAAGTATATTCCCTGAGCTGTGGCCGGCTAAGTTCCAGTAGGTGTGCTGAGCTAAGTTAATTATGGTGGGCTTGTCCTTTGGCACTCCTTCCATGTCAAGCCTCAGAGTTGTGTTTGAGGTGAGCGTGTATGTTGCGGTTACAGTGATTTCCCCAGGATAACCTTGTAtgatagaaaagaaaaatcagatCAAGGGAAATATGACGAGCATAATGACTGCAATgcttaaaatttaaaaactgaGGGAGGAAGAGAGAATAAACACGGTACCTTCCTCTCCATCGTGACTTTGATACTTGAAAGTGATTGATGGGGTTTCACCTTTTCTATATTCAATCACCTCCCATATCTTCTTATCAAACCCAACGTTTCCACCTAAATTTGGGAGGGGCAGAGGATCAGGAAAACAGCATATGAAAATCATATATCGTTGTAAAAGTGTGATTCGCTTTCTTCAGAAAACAATTGCCATCGAAAGTATCCCTAGTTGTTACATGGTATGTCATTCTTGAGAATAACAGACTGACTTGTATTGGCTAAGTCCATCACAAATTGGTAATAGCTTtgccttttgtttcaaaaccaGCTTTTGATGGAATGGAAGAAATAAATATTAGAATCACAGCTCATAATCTTCACTATATAAACCTAATCAAACACATATATTTGAATGTAAACATTTCATTATCTATCACTTTAAATGGAAAACCTTTTTCTTTTGTCAGTATAAATGGACCACAAGATCTAAAAGGATGTATTTATCTCCACAACACAGAATTTGCAATTTCAACCTCCCAGGAAAACCAGGACAAAACACAACAAAGACTATGATAACATAGAATTGATACCATGGAGACTGTTTGGTGGGTTGTTGATAGGCAGAGAATACTCAACCCCATCAAGTGTAAACTTGCCATCCTTAATTCTGTTCGCAACCCGACCCACAATGCAGCCGAAATAAGGAGAAAGACCTTTCTGCTTGCAACAAGAAACTCATAATTTAGAATATCAATCAt from Lotus japonicus ecotype B-129 chromosome 2, LjGifu_v1.2 includes:
- the LOC130738783 gene encoding uncharacterized protein LOC130738783; the protein is MTDQNQKAELFELNNGAMQVLITNLGCTITSLSVPAKDGVLSDVVLGLDSVESYQKGLSPYFGCIVGRVANRIKDGKFTLDGVEYSLPINNPPNSLHGGNVGFDKKIWEVIEYRKGETPSITFKYQSHDGEEGYPGEITVTATYTLTSNTTLRLDMEGVPKDKPTIINLAQHTYWNLAGHSSGNILDHSIQIWANHITPVDQNTVPTGEIMPVKGTPFDFTSQKRIGDTISQVGMGYDHNYVLDSGEEKEGLRHAAKVKEPSSSRVLNLWTNVPGMQFYTANYVDGVAGKAGAVYGKHAGLCLETQGFPNAINQPDFPSIVVRPGEKYQHSMLYEFSVE